From the genome of Alosa sapidissima isolate fAloSap1 chromosome 14, fAloSap1.pri, whole genome shotgun sequence, one region includes:
- the tlr1 gene encoding toll-like receptor 1, protein MDTMDFIIWAVSLLLGSLPCSLSSDMSTIIVYLSSKNLSSVPDWLSSYTEALDLSHNHIQALGKEDFHQTSSLCFLNVSYNVIQSIDPKVFHSTPHLEFLDLSHNKLHSLLGQSYLWMTPNLTYLDLSFNEFVNMTLGDEFSNLGKLEDLRLSAEVIQDKDFMSISSLHLNSFTLYVSVQTRYKGGSLTNVVSKKIIISTKSDCDFTILGDALTFFSEVKLDGFKGQTLAAGVSQRSIIKVTHLELVNTLTAWKHLTSFVDIILSSSVKHLSFDMLTCDDMKPGRTVGRSSNLESFYIRQASVTVFLFSQEMLYDFIINMPVRNLTVVQTPIIHVTCPQSPSRIHTLDLSDCALSERVFSRGGGSGVVIECNTLQSVEILSLKGNNLQDLKQLSNRVQLMSSLRSLDLSQNKLLYHGEPGDCVWPSNILHLNLSSNSFDNSVFHCLPKTIISLELQDNDITVMKTDILKLESLQILDLTNNRFHDVPDCTAFPNLQRLLLRGNSLQSPSLDFVRTCPALQDLDASNNSFICTCSLQEFTSIAGETVAAQMKLLHWPGDYSCSYPDTWRGTLLKNFSLPAISCSAGLLATAILVPAAALVIAVAMLCHQLDGPWYMGMICQWARAKKRGILNRDRPEDLQGIVFHAFVSYSQRNAEWVKGQLIPKLEEEDTEGIRHGLRVCHHERDFIPGKPITENILLCVEKSRRCIFVLSSDFVRSEWCHYELCFANHQRVTRRFDSVILVLLEPLPLYLIPSKYYQLKDMMSRRTYLEWPRERAKQVLFWANLRAALQADLPPWRRNYGSCGR, encoded by the coding sequence ATGGACACGATGGACTTCATCATCTGGGCCGTCTCCCTCCTCTTAGGATCCTTACCCTGTTCTCTAAGCTCTGACATGAGCACCATCATTGTATATTTGTCCTCAAAGAACCTGTCTTCTGTGCCGGACTGGCTTTCCTCATACACAGAGGCCTTGGACCTCTCCCACAACCACATTCAAGCTCTGGGCAAAGAGGACTTCCATCAAACATCCAGCCTATGTTTCCTCAACGTGTCCTACAATGTGATACAGAGTATTGATCCGAAGGTTTTTCATTCAACCCCACACCTGGAATTTTTGGATCTGTCCCATAACAAGCTCCACAGTCTCTTAGGTCAGAGTTACCTATGGATGACCCCAAATCTAACGTATTTGGATCTGAGTTTTAATGAATTCGTTAATATGACTCTTGGAGATGAATTTTCAAATCTTGGAAAGTTGGAAGATTTGAGGTTGAGTGCAGAAGTGATCCAGGATAAAGACTTCATGAGCATATCCAGTCTTCACCTCAACAGTTTCACCCTGTATGTGTCAGTTCAGACCAGATACAAGGGTGGGAGCCTCACAAATGTGGTTTCCAAAAAGATTATTATCTCCACAAAGTCTGATTGTGACTTCACGATTTTGGGTGATGCTCTCACATTTTTTTCTGAGGTAAAACTTGATGGTTTTAAAGGGCAAACACTAGCTGCAGGGGTAAGCCAACGAAGCATTATAAAGGTCACCCACCTggaattagtgaacacattaaCAGCTTGGAAACATTTGACAAGCTTTGTTGATATTATCCTCTCCTCTTCGGTGAAACATCTCAGTTTCGACATGCTAACATGTGATGACATGAAGCCGGGTAGGACAGTGGGCCGCTCCTCAAATCTGGAATCTTTTTATATTAGACAAGCGAGTGTTACGGTTTTCCTCTTTTCACAGGAAATGCTGTATGATTTCATAATCAACATGCCTGTCCGAAACCTCACAGTTGTACAGACACCAATTATCCATGTGACCTGTCCACAATCACCTTCCAGAATTCACACACTGGATCTGTCTGATTGTGCTCTTTCTGAAAGAGTCTTCTCACGGGGTGGTGGGAGCGGGGTTGTGATCGAGTGCAACACCCTGCAAAGTGTGGAAATCTTGTCGCTTAAGGGGAATAACCTACAGGATTTGAAGCAGCTTAGTAACAGAGTTCAACTCATGTCCTCATTGAGGAGCTTGGATTTGAGCCAGAATAAACTTTTGTATCATGGTGAACCTGGCGATTGTGTGTGGCCCTCAAATATTCTACATTTGAACTTATCTTCAAACAGCTTCGACAATTCAGTATTCCACTGCTTACCCAAGACCATTATCTCTTTGGAGCTCCAAGACAATGACATTACAGTTATGAAAACAGACATTTTAAAACTTGAGTCACTTCAGATTTTGGATTTGACCAACAACAGATTCCACGATGTCCCTGACTGCACAGCTTTTCCAAATCTACAGAGGTTACTGCTCCGAGGAAACTCCCTCCAGTCTCCCTCTTTAGACTTTGTGAGGACTTGCCCTGCACTACAGGATTTAGATGCCAGTAATAACAGCTTCATCTGCACTTGTTCATTGCAAGAGTTCACATCTATAGCAGGAGAGACTGTGGCAGCACAGATGAAATTGCTACACTGGCCTGGAGATTATAGTTGCAGCTACCCAGACACTTGGAGAGGAACTCTCCTAAAAAACTTTAGCCTTCCGGCAATTTCCTGCAGTGCAGGTCTTCTTGCAACCGCCATTTTGGTTCCAGCAGCCGCCTTAGTCATTGCAGTAGCCATGCTCTGTCATCAACTGGACGGTCCATGGTACATGGGCATGATCTGCCAGTGGGCTCGCGCAAAAAAACGTGGAATTTTGAATCGGGACAGGCCTGAGGACCTGCAGGGGATAGTCTTCCATGCCTTTGTCTCCTACAGCCAACGCAACGCCGagtgggtcaaaggtcaactcaTCCCTAaactggaggaggaggatacCGAAGGTATTCGTCATGGGCTGCGTGTGTGTCACCACGAGCGGGACTTCATACCCGGGAAACCCATCACGGAGAACATCCTTCTGTGTGTGGAGAAGAGCCGGCGCTGCATCTTCGTCCTCTCCTCGGACTTTGTGCGGAGCGAGTGGTGCCACTACGAGCTGTGCTTTGCCAACCACCAGCGTGTGACCAGGAGATTTGACAGTGTGATCCTAGTTCTACTGGAGCCCCTGCCCTTGTACCTCATCCCCTCCAAGTACTATCAGCTCAAGGACATGATGTCGAGGCGCACGTACTTGGAGTGGCCGCGGGAGAGGGCCAAGCAGGTGCTGTTCTGGGCCAACCTCCGAGCAGCACTGCAGGCTGACCTGCCCCCTTGGAGACGCAATTATGGAAGCTGTGGCCGTTAA
- the ints10 gene encoding integrator complex subunit 10 isoform X1, protein MSAQGDCEFLVKRSRELVSEDPWAAKAWLITARTLYPADFNIQYEMYTIERNAEKTASAGRLLYDMFINFPDQPVVWREISVITSALRSDCQDKHALFLRGLFETLPGRIQCEMLLKATEQCFNTLEKAEMLLLLLRRFPESVVQHGVSLGESLLEAENVEDLDTPVNCFRKLFVCDVLPLIMNNLDMRLPPSLLYKYMHKAAEFYICYVTRGPSTDGQIQGGQEGGLKSPGVLRGAQRYVIDGLSEKSSVVAEPWERLLDILAVVGARCEWQGDKGSRNYLELLQRVKELCRYLPSLEGETLSRCCSQVVTCAALVLFRSAYLYVSVVQPSLFHGHSSLGSGPWILLEDLSLVFSDIEVERASGKHAHKKRKLADGREKTMSSDDEEGMGKGRGRHILVNKTEMLGWMETLESFRTARESWDLLHSHDALETEFNKMCAAWKTDTWLWLRIFLSDMIIYQGQYRKALSSLLQMASFQPQSSPTSPGGGSLENHRALIQQASCHYALGEHRLACEKLLEVVGGLVPQTQDQGKHCEENGRPRTKPRKGNDLRLLPCTSKAILPYCLQLMLACFKPRAFTDVRDDLALGHVVVLLQHDWPQGETLFLKAVDKICQQGSFQYENFFNYVTNIDMLEEFAYLRTSEGGRVQLELLPNQGMLIKHHTVTRGITKGVKEDFRLAMERQVSRCGENLLTVLHRFCINEKIILIQSLA, encoded by the exons ATGTCTGCACAAGGGGACTGCGAGTTTCTCGTGAAACGATCCCGCGAGCTGGTGTCAGAAGATCCATGGGCTGCCAAGGCATGGCTAATAACAGCCCGTACTCTTTATCCCGCAGACTTCAACATTCAG TACGAGATGTACACCATTGAGCGCAACGCTGAGAAGACTGCTTCTGCTGGCAGACTGCTGTATGACAT GTTCATCAACTTTCCTGACCAACCTGTGGTGTGGCGTGAGATCTCAGTCATCACATCAGCACTAAGAAGTGACTGCCAAGACAAGCACGCACTATTTTTGAGAG GCTTGTTTGAGACTCTTCCGGGGCGCATTCAGTGTGAGATGCTGCTGAAGGCTACAGAGCAGTGTTTTAATACTTTAGAGAAGGCTGAGATGTTGTTGCTTTTATTAAGAAGATTTCCTGAGTCGGTAGTTCAGCACGGG GTCAGCTTAGGGGAGTCTCTTTTAGAGGCTGAAAATGTGGAAGACTTGGACACACCGGTCAACTGCTTCAGAAAACTTTTTG TTTGTGATGTTCTCCCGCTGATCATGAACAACCTGGACATGCGCCTGCCTCCTAGCCTCTTGTACAAGTACATGCACAAGGCAGCAGAGTTCTACATCTGTTACGTGACACGTGGCCCGTCTACAGATGGACAAATACAGG GTGGTCAGGAGGGTGGGCTGAAGTCCCCCGGGGTGCTGCGTGGGGCTCAGCGCTATGTGATTGATGGCCTGTCGGAGAAGTCGTCTGTGGTGGCCGAGCCCTGGGAGAGACTGCTGGACATCCTCGCTGTGGTGGGAGCGCGGTGTGAGTGGCAGGGAGACAAGGGGAGCAG gaATTACCTGGAGCTGCTACAGCGTGTGAAGGAGCTGTGCCGCTACCTGCCCAGTCTGGAGGGGGAGACGCTGTCCCGCTGCTGCAGTCAGGTGGTCACCTGTGCTGCCCTCGTGCTCTTCCGCAGTGCCTACCTCTACGTGTCCGTTGTACAGCCTTCACTTTTCCATG GTCATAGTTCACTGGGTTCAGGCCCATGGATCCTCCTGGAGGACTTGTCATTGGTGTTCAGTGACATTGAAGTGGAGAGAGCGTCAGgcaagcatgcacacaaaaaGCGCAAGCTAGCCGACGGCAGAGAGAAGACTATG AGCTCAGACGATGAGGAGGGTATGGGGAAGGGCCGAGGACGCCACATCCTGGTCAATAAGACGGAGATGCTGGGCTGGATGGAGACGCTGGAGAGCTTCCGCACGGCCAGGGAGAGCTGGGACCTGCTGCACTCCCACGACGCCCTGGAGACCG AGTTCAACAAGATGTGTGCAGCCTGGAAAACAGACACCTGGCTGTGGCTCCGGATATTCCTCAGTGATATGATTATTTACCAG GGCCAGTACAGGAAGGCTCTGTCCAGCCTGCTCCAGATGGCCTCTTTCCAGCCACAGTCGAGTCCGACCTCTCCTGGGGGCGGCAGCCTGGAGAACCACAGGGCTCTCATTCAGCAGGCATCCTGCCACTACGCACTGGGAGAACACAGG TTGGCATGTGAAAAATTGCTTGAGGTTGTTGGTGGACTGGTCCCGCAAACCCAGGACCAAGGGAAGCATTGTGAGGAAAATGGAAGACCAAGGACCAAACCTAGAAAGG GAAATGACCTCAGGCTCCTGCCATGTACGAGCAAGGCAATCTTGCCTTACTGTCTCCAGTTGATGCTGGCCTGTTTCAAG CCGCGGGCCTTCACAGACGTCAGAGATGACCTGGCTCTGGGTCATGTGGTCGTGCTCCTGCAGCATGATTGGCCACAGGGCGAGACACTGTTTCTGAAGGCAGTGGATAAAATCTGCCAGCAGGGCAGCTTCCAGTATGAAAACTTCTTCAACTATGTCACCA ACATTGACATGCTGGAAGAATTTGCCTACCTTCGCACAAGTGAGGGAGGGCGTGTCCAGCTGGAGCTATTGCCCAATCAGGGCATGCTCATCAA GCACCATACAGTGACACGTGGCATCACTAAAGGAGTGAAAGAAGATTTCCGTCTGGCGATGGAGAGACAAGTGTCTAGATGTGGGGAGAACCTCCTCACCGTGTTGCACCGGTTCTGCATTAATGAGAAGATCATCCTCATTCAGTCCTTAGCTTAA
- the ints10 gene encoding integrator complex subunit 10 isoform X2, with the protein MSAQGDCEFLVKRSRELVSEDPWAAKAWLITARTLYPADFNIQYEMYTIERNAEKTASAGRLLYDMFINFPDQPVVWREISVITSALRSDCQDKHALFLRGLFETLPGRIQCEMLLKATEQCFNTLEKAEMLLLLLRRFPESVVQHGVSLGESLLEAENVEDLDTPVNCFRKLFVCDVLPLIMNNLDMRLPPSLLYKYMHKAAEFYICYVTRGPSTDGQIQGGQEGGLKSPGVLRGAQRYVIDGLSEKSSVVAEPWERLLDILAVVGARCEWQGDKGSRNYLELLQRVKELCRYLPSLEGETLSRCCSQVVTCAALVLFRSAYLYVSVVQPSLFHGHSSLGSGPWILLEDLSLVFSDIEVERASGKHAHKKRKLADGREKTMSSDDEEGMGKGRGRHILVNKTEMLGWMETLESFRTARESWDLLHSHDALETEFNKMCAAWKTDTWLWLRIFLSDMIIYQGQYRKALSSLLQMASFQPQSSPTSPGGGSLENHRALIQQASCHYALGEHRLACEKLLEVVGGLVPQTQDQGKHCEENGRPRTKPRKGNDLRLLPCTSKAILPYCLQLMLACFKPRAFTDVRDDLALGHVVVLLQHDWPQGETLFLKAVDKICQQGSFQYENFFNYVTNIDMLEEFAYLRTSEGGRVQLELLPNQGMLIKNPSPALGVEFNPLLLPGAQPTDRHHTVTRGITKGVKEDFRLAMERQVSRCGENLLTVLHRFCINEKIILIQSLA; encoded by the exons ATGTCTGCACAAGGGGACTGCGAGTTTCTCGTGAAACGATCCCGCGAGCTGGTGTCAGAAGATCCATGGGCTGCCAAGGCATGGCTAATAACAGCCCGTACTCTTTATCCCGCAGACTTCAACATTCAG TACGAGATGTACACCATTGAGCGCAACGCTGAGAAGACTGCTTCTGCTGGCAGACTGCTGTATGACAT GTTCATCAACTTTCCTGACCAACCTGTGGTGTGGCGTGAGATCTCAGTCATCACATCAGCACTAAGAAGTGACTGCCAAGACAAGCACGCACTATTTTTGAGAG GCTTGTTTGAGACTCTTCCGGGGCGCATTCAGTGTGAGATGCTGCTGAAGGCTACAGAGCAGTGTTTTAATACTTTAGAGAAGGCTGAGATGTTGTTGCTTTTATTAAGAAGATTTCCTGAGTCGGTAGTTCAGCACGGG GTCAGCTTAGGGGAGTCTCTTTTAGAGGCTGAAAATGTGGAAGACTTGGACACACCGGTCAACTGCTTCAGAAAACTTTTTG TTTGTGATGTTCTCCCGCTGATCATGAACAACCTGGACATGCGCCTGCCTCCTAGCCTCTTGTACAAGTACATGCACAAGGCAGCAGAGTTCTACATCTGTTACGTGACACGTGGCCCGTCTACAGATGGACAAATACAGG GTGGTCAGGAGGGTGGGCTGAAGTCCCCCGGGGTGCTGCGTGGGGCTCAGCGCTATGTGATTGATGGCCTGTCGGAGAAGTCGTCTGTGGTGGCCGAGCCCTGGGAGAGACTGCTGGACATCCTCGCTGTGGTGGGAGCGCGGTGTGAGTGGCAGGGAGACAAGGGGAGCAG gaATTACCTGGAGCTGCTACAGCGTGTGAAGGAGCTGTGCCGCTACCTGCCCAGTCTGGAGGGGGAGACGCTGTCCCGCTGCTGCAGTCAGGTGGTCACCTGTGCTGCCCTCGTGCTCTTCCGCAGTGCCTACCTCTACGTGTCCGTTGTACAGCCTTCACTTTTCCATG GTCATAGTTCACTGGGTTCAGGCCCATGGATCCTCCTGGAGGACTTGTCATTGGTGTTCAGTGACATTGAAGTGGAGAGAGCGTCAGgcaagcatgcacacaaaaaGCGCAAGCTAGCCGACGGCAGAGAGAAGACTATG AGCTCAGACGATGAGGAGGGTATGGGGAAGGGCCGAGGACGCCACATCCTGGTCAATAAGACGGAGATGCTGGGCTGGATGGAGACGCTGGAGAGCTTCCGCACGGCCAGGGAGAGCTGGGACCTGCTGCACTCCCACGACGCCCTGGAGACCG AGTTCAACAAGATGTGTGCAGCCTGGAAAACAGACACCTGGCTGTGGCTCCGGATATTCCTCAGTGATATGATTATTTACCAG GGCCAGTACAGGAAGGCTCTGTCCAGCCTGCTCCAGATGGCCTCTTTCCAGCCACAGTCGAGTCCGACCTCTCCTGGGGGCGGCAGCCTGGAGAACCACAGGGCTCTCATTCAGCAGGCATCCTGCCACTACGCACTGGGAGAACACAGG TTGGCATGTGAAAAATTGCTTGAGGTTGTTGGTGGACTGGTCCCGCAAACCCAGGACCAAGGGAAGCATTGTGAGGAAAATGGAAGACCAAGGACCAAACCTAGAAAGG GAAATGACCTCAGGCTCCTGCCATGTACGAGCAAGGCAATCTTGCCTTACTGTCTCCAGTTGATGCTGGCCTGTTTCAAG CCGCGGGCCTTCACAGACGTCAGAGATGACCTGGCTCTGGGTCATGTGGTCGTGCTCCTGCAGCATGATTGGCCACAGGGCGAGACACTGTTTCTGAAGGCAGTGGATAAAATCTGCCAGCAGGGCAGCTTCCAGTATGAAAACTTCTTCAACTATGTCACCA ACATTGACATGCTGGAAGAATTTGCCTACCTTCGCACAAGTGAGGGAGGGCGTGTCCAGCTGGAGCTATTGCCCAATCAGGGCATGCTCATCAA GAACCCCAGCCCCGCTCTGGGGGTGGAGTTTAACCCCCTGCTGCTTCCTGGGGCGCAGCCGACTGACAG GCACCATACAGTGACACGTGGCATCACTAAAGGAGTGAAAGAAGATTTCCGTCTGGCGATGGAGAGACAAGTGTCTAGATGTGGGGAGAACCTCCTCACCGTGTTGCACCGGTTCTGCATTAATGAGAAGATCATCCTCATTCAGTCCTTAGCTTAA
- the slc25a51b gene encoding solute carrier family 25 member 51b: MGAVTTMDPESARQHAAPPSPSPPGKLGKGGAALSSGLGAVLGTRGKHYVCGSLAAFTNIIITFPLQKVLFRQQLHGVRATEAVQQLQRDGLRNLYRGLLPPLLQKTTTVAIMFGLYEDFSRLLLRRAAGSGTPEIVTRSISAALAGTAEAALTPFERVQTLLQDHRHHGRFNNTAHTFRTLLRDYGVRECYRGLVPVLLRNGPSNVLFFGLRGPIKQRLPEAQTRAEHMVNDFVCGGLLGAGLGIMFYPLNVVKSRAQSQVGGAFVPCRQVLMTVWHERGGSVAMLFRGAHLNYHRSLLSWGIINATYELLLKVT; encoded by the coding sequence ATGGGGGCAGTGACGACCATGGACCCTGAGTCTGCCCGGCAACATGCCGCTCCGCCCTCTCCCTCGCCACCGGGGAAGCTGGGTAAAGGCGGAGCCGCCCTGAGCTCGGGCCTAGGCGCCGTGCTGGGCACTCGTGGCAAGCACTATGTCTGTGGTTCCCTTGCTGCCTTCACCAACATCATCATCACGTTCCCGCTGCAGAAGGTGCTCTTCCGGCAGCAGCTGCACGGCGTCCGCGCCACGGAGGCAGTGCAGCAGCTCCAGCGGGATGGCCTGCGCAACCTCTACCGCGGCCTCCTGCCGCCGCTCCTCCAGAAGACCACCACCGTGGCCATCATGTTCGGCCTGTACGAGGACTTCTCGCGGCTGCTGCTGCGGCGCGCTGCCGGTAGCGGCACGCCAGAGATCGTCACGCGGAGCATCTCGGCAGCGCTGGCCGGCACGGCCGAGGCGGCGCTCACGCCGTTCGAGCGGGTGCAGACGCTGCTGCAGGACCACCGGCACCACGGGCGTTTCAACAACACGGCGCACACCTTCCGGACGCTTCTGCGTGACTACGGGGTCCGGGAGTGCTACCGCGGCCTGGTGCCGGTACTGCTGCGCAACGGGCCCAGCAACGTGCTCTTCTTCGGCCTGCGCGGGCCTATCAAGCAGCGGCTGCCTGAGGCGCAAACCCGGGCCGAGCACATGGTCAACGACTTTGTGTGCGGCGGCCTGCTGGGTGCCGGCCTGGGCATCATGTTCTACCCGCTGAACGTGGTGAAGTCGCGGGCGCAGTCACAGGTGGGCGGTGCCTTCGTGCCGTGCCGGCAGGTGCTGATGACCGTGTGGCACGAGCGGGGCGGCAGCGTGGCCATGCTCTTCCGAGGGGCGCACCTCAACTACCACCGCTCGCTGTTGTCTTGGGGCATCATCAACGCCACTTACGAGCTGCTCcttaaagtcacgtga